In the Engraulis encrasicolus isolate BLACKSEA-1 chromosome 9, IST_EnEncr_1.0, whole genome shotgun sequence genome, one interval contains:
- the LOC134455036 gene encoding C-C chemokine receptor type 3-like — MNNAEQFIAATMFNNYNKHNVTPVSSSIKTDSHELSEMFANTTLNYRPYENGALVSACIVPDVKYFYYTIFTLSILGNGLLLFVLMKFDRGWTPNSILMSNLLGSNLVFTITLPTWASYLHTKSTFSPTLCKLVGMATYMGFHSTVLFLTLVTIHRYLAVVHAVAMHNQQHKNRYAVVASVVVWLICGVAGVISQVFRQWENGLVCVDELDPSAKPFVVYLHFVAFFLLPLLVVVYCCVRVIIYLVSARISSQHSALLTVSIILLIFFACWTPHSIMKLVRINTPLSCNDGAMEYAYYITKIIAYLFFCINPVFYAFLKRKFKNYVCAQVCRYFSCL; from the exons ATGAACAACGCTGAACAGTTTATTGCTGCTACAATgtttaataattataataaacaCAACGTAACACCAGTGTCGTCTAGTATAAAAACAGATAGCCATGAACTCTCAGAAATGTTTGCTAATACAACACTCAACTACAGACCATATGAAAACGGGGCACTAGTGTCAGCCTGTATAGTACCAGATGTCAAGTACTTCTACTACACTATCTTCACCCTAAGCATTCTGGGTAATGGCCTGCTGCTATTCGTGCTCATGAAGTTTGATCGTGGATGGACGCCTAACAGCATCCTCATGTCCAACTTACTGGGCTCCAACCTGGTCTTCACCATTACACTGCCTACTTGGGCCTCCTACCTGCATACAAAGTCAACCTTCAGCCCCACCCTGTGCAAGCTGGTTGGTATGGCAACCTACATGGGGTTCCACAGCACCGTTCTCTTCCTGACTCTGGTGACCATCCACCGTTACTTGGCTGTGGTTCATGCTGTTGCGATGCACAACCAACAACACAAGAACCGCTATGCTGTGGTGGCTTCAGTTGTGGTGTGGCTCATCTGTGGTGTTGCAGGTGTGATTTCCCAG GTGTTCAGACAGTGGGAGAACggcttggtgtgtgtggatgAACTAGATCCCTCTGCGAAGCCGTTTGTCGTATACCTGCACTTCGTGGCCTTCTTCTTGCTCcccctgctggtggtggtgtactGCTGCGTGCGCGTCATCATATACTTGGTGTCTGCACGGATCAGCAGCCAACACAGTGCACTGCTCACCGtctccatcatcctcctcatcttcttcgcCTGCTGGACACCACATAGCATCATGAAGTTGGTGAGGATAAACACGCCGCTCAGCTGCAATGATGGAGCCATGGAGTATGCCTACTACATCACCAAAATCATCGCCTACCTCTTCTTCTGTATCAATCCTGTTTTCTATGCCTTCCTAAAACGCAAGTTCAAGAACTatgtgtgtgctcaggtgtgCCGTTATTTTTCATGTTTGTAG